Below is a window of Granulicella pectinivorans DNA.
GCGGGGCGGGTGATGACCGCGAAGGCGCAGGCGGAGATGCTGCGTCCGCAGATCTCGATTACTTCGCTACACCAGTTCCCTACTCTCGCGAACGAGAAGGGCGATGAGGGATCGCGGGTGGGGCTTTCGTACGGGCTGGGGTGGGGGCTGTTGTCGGCCACGAAGTACGGGCCGGCGTTCTTCAAGGAAGGGCATGGCGAGGGCGCGCAGAACTACATGATCTGCTTCCGGGAGAAGGGGGACTGCATGATCGTGCTGACAAACAGCGAGAATGGCGAGATGGCGTTTCGGACCCTGTTTGAAAAGATTCTGGGGGATACGGTGACGCCGTGGGAATGGGAGGGGTATACGGCGGCCGGGGTGGCGGAGAGCAGGAAGAATCAATAAGACTTGTCAGGTTGCCCGTTGAGCCTTCACTCCCTGGCTTGTGGCAATTTTGGCGGCTTTTCTGTCGAAGGTTACGAAGACCTCGCCACCGAGACGCCTGCCCTCGTGGGCGACAAGGCCATCGGCAAAATTGCCGCCCGCCAGAAGAAAGGCTCTACCCGCCTCAGCGGCCGAGCGATCAAAGACGACGTTATCCGCCTGGAGCAACGCGTTCAGCTCGTTGTCCCTGCGACGGTAATGCAAAATTGCCTTACCCGGCAATCGGGACGTGGCGGGTGGTGTGACGCCATTTGAGGGCGAGGCATGTCGCGGCGACGATGAGGCCGGTGCATAGGCCGATCCAGAGGCCGGCGGGGCCGAGGTGGCGGCGGAAGCCCAGGTAGTAGCCGAGGGGCAGGGCGATGGCCCAGTAGCCAGCGAGTTGCACGATGAGGCCGGTGTGGGTATCGCCGGCTCCGCGGAGGGCTCCGTTGGCGGTGATCTGGACGCCGTCGAAGAACTGGAAGGCGGCGGCGATGTAGAGTAGCGGGACGGTAGCGGCGATGACGGTCGGGTCCAGCGTAAAGGCGGACGCGATGGCGTGGGGGAAGCCAGCGAGGAAGAGGGAGCAGGTGGCCATGGCGATGGCTCCAAGCAGGATCGCGGCCCATCCGGCGGAGGCTGCTTCGCGCGGGGATTTGCGGCCGATCGCCTGTCCGACGCGGACCGCTGCGGCGGCGGAGATGGCGAAGGGAATCATGAAGGTGAAGGAGGCGCAGTTGAGGGCGATCTCATGTCCCGCGAGAGGCAGTGGGCCCATGGTGCCGATGAGAAAGGTGACGGCTCCGAAGATGGAGATTTCGACGAAGATGCCGGCTCCGGCTGGGGCTCCGAGGCTCAGGAGGCGGGTGATCCGGGTGGCGTCGAAGAGGCGTGGGGTGGTGCGGAGGCCATAGTGGTGGCGGCGGTCGAGGCGGTAGACGGCGACGGCCATGAAGCCAGCCAGGTAGAGGCGCGAGATGGCAGTCGAGAGGCCGGAGCCGTAGACGCCCAACGCGGGGATCTGAATGGGGCCCCAGTGGTGACCGTAGATGAGGAGCCAGTTGACGAGCGCGTTGACGACGTTCGCGGTGACCAGGGAGATCGCGATGGGCTTGACGTGGTTGAAGGCCTGGAGATAGCGGCGGAGGACGAAGGCCAGAAAGAGTGGGGGCGTTCCCCAGTTGAGGGCGCGCAGGAAGCTCGATGCGTGGAGGAGAACGTCGTGGTCGGCGGGCAGGTGCATCAGCGCGATGGGGGCTGCACCGATGATCAGCATGAGGGCCGCGGCGAGGGCTACGGCCAGGACGAGGCCGTGGAGGAGCCAGCGGTTGGCTTCGTCGACGCGACCGGCTCCGTGAGACTGGGAGAGGTAGGTGTCGAGGCCGAGGAGGACACCGGCGAGGCCGAAGGCGATGGTGTTGTACAGGACCTGTCCGAGGGCGGCGGCGGCGATGGCGAGGACCGGGTGGGCCATGTGGCCGACCATGATGGTGTCGACGATGCCCATGGACATCCAGCCCAGCTCCGCGAGGATGAGCGGGAGGGCGAGGGTGAGCATCGGGCGGATTTGGGCTCGGATGGTGATGGCTACAACCTATCAGACTGTCCTGCCGGAGGGGCCCGCTGCGCGCGGGGCGGTCACTTCGTGACGCGTGACTGCTGCGTATGGGCCTCCCGTTGGTCGGGAATGAAATTCCGTGGCAACCGACGGGAGGACCACTGCGTACTAGACGGGGGTGATGATACCGCCTACGGGCATGCTCTTCGGCAGGGTGCCGGGACGCTTCAGGTGCATGGCATCGGCGGTCATGTCCGTGTACTTGAGGCCGGCTCCGGTGTTGAAGAGGACGACCTTGTCCGTGGTCTTGAGGTCGCCGCCCGCGATGAGGGCGTCGTAGGCCGCGGTGGCGGCTGCGCCTTCGGGCGAGAGGAAGATGCCCTCATGCTTCGCCCAGTCGAGAAGGCTGGCGAGCAGGGTTTCGTCGGGGTAGGCGAGGGCTTTGCCACCAGACTCGCGGACGATCTCGAGGATGATGGCGTCGCCATAGGGTTTCGGGACGCGAAGCCCTGCTGCAAAGGTGGCGGCGTTTTCGAAGAAGGTGCTGACGTCCTTGCCCTGCTCGTAGGCGGTGGCCATGGGGGCGCATCCGCTGGCTTGCAGCGCATACATCTTGGGGCGCTTACCGGAGACCCAGCCTAACTGCTCCATCTCCTCGAAGGCCTTCCACATGCCGATGAGGCCTACGCCTCCGCCGGTGGGGTAGAAGACGGCGTCGGGGTAGGTCCAGCCGAGCTGCTCGACGAGCTCGTAGCCCATGGTCTTCTTGCCTTCGACGCGGAAGGGCTCTTTGAGCGTGGAGATGTCGAACCAGACCTGGTTGGCGGGGGTGTTGGCGGCCTTCTGGGCCTTGATGTTTTCGCCGACGAGCCGGGCGCAGTCGGAGATGAGGCCGTCGACCATGGTGACGTCGGCTCCGTAGACGATGCCCTCGAGGTAGTTGGCGAGGGGGACGTCCTGCGGCATGAAGATGTGGGCGGCGATGCCGGCGGCGGCGGCGTAGGCAGCGAGGGCTCCGGCGGCGTTACCCGCCGAGGGCACGGCGAGGTGTTCGAGGCCGTAGTGTTTGGCCATGGTGACGGCGAGGCCGAGGCCGCGCGCCTTGAAGGTACCGGTAGGGTTGGCGCCCTCTTCCTTGATGTAGAGGCCCGGGTAGCGCTTGGACTGGAGCATAGGGGTCCAACCCTCGCCAAGCGTCACCGGCGTGACGTCGGGCAGGACATCCTTGTAGCGCCACATTCCCAGGCTGGCGGGGGAGGCGGCAGCGTACTGCGCGGGGCTATCGCGGTGGGCGGTCTGCTTGAGGGCGTCCATGTCGTAACGAACGTAGAGGGAGCCGGCGCAGAGGGGGCAGAGGGTCTGAGGAGTGGCGGCGGAGACTTGATGATGACATCGAACGCATTCCAGAAAAGCTATCGCAGGCATTGATATATCGTACTTGAGCTTGACGGAACGTGGGGTCAGGTGGACGGACCGGAGCAGGCCGGATGAGAGAATAAGGGGGTGATTGAGACCTCGGAGATGGACCGCGTGATGTTGCCCGCCGGAGCTGGAGCGGTGCGCCTGGTAGCTGTGGATATGGACGGGACGCTGCTGGATGGCGATGCCAGGGTGAGCCCCCGGGCGCTGGCGGCGATTGCGGCGGCGGAGCGGGCCGGTGTGCATTTTGTGATTGCGACGGGGCGTCGCCACAGCTATGCGATGCGCGTGCTGCGGGAGCTGGAGATGACTCCGGACAACGTGCTGATCACCTCCAACGGGGCGGTGGTACGCCAGGTGGACGCGCGCTTGATCGAGACGACGCATCTGCCGATTTCGACCGCACGGTGGCTGATGGAGCATATGCGCGAGTTCCGCAATGCGATGGTGCTGACCTTCGACCGGGTTGGGACGGACGGGGACGACGCGCGCGGGGCTCTGGTGGTGGAAGAGTTGGAGGACCTGCACCGGTCGATTGAGAAATGGATGATCGCCAATGCGCCCTATATCCAGCATGTGGATCGGATGGAAGACGCGCTGGGGGGCGATGCGCCGATCCAGTTGATGATCTGCGGGACGGTGGAGAGGATGCGGCGAGCCGAGGCCCGGCTGCTCGAAGACCCGCGGGTGGTGGCGGTGGGACGGGAGACAAGGCCGGAGACGGAGGTGCAACTGGCGCGGACGGAGTATCCGGAGCGGGATCTGTCGATCGTGGATATTCTGCCGGCGGGCTGCTCGAAGGGTGCGGCGGTGATGCGGTTCGCGGCATCGCAGGGTGTGAAACCCGGGGAGATGATGGCGATCGGGGATAACTGGAACGATCTGTCGATGCTGGAGGTAGTGGGGTATCCGGTGGTGATGGAAAATGCTCCGGAGGATTTTCTGGCCGTGGCGCTGGAGCGTGGGTGGTTCGTGGCTCCGAAGAATACGGAGGACGGGGTAGCGCGGGTGGTGGAGGGAGTTCTGGCGGGATTGGAAAGATAGATCCGCAGCAAGGACGGCGAAACACTCTTGCTGACGCTCCATCCCCCATTCTTTCGGCATTCCCTTTCCCATGTTTGTGCCGATGGTAGGCTTTAGTGGTGATTCGTCGGATTCCAATCCTGGGGATTTTGCTGGCGCTGGCTCCGGTGGGGGCTTTGGCGGCCGAGCACGTGACCCTGACCAATGGGTTTTCGGTGGATTGCGTGAAGCATGAGGCGCTGGGTGAGAGCGGGATGGTGCGGCTTTTTCCGTTGAGCGCTTCGGACTCTACCTATATGGATGTGCCTGCGGGGGCGGTGAAGTCCGTGGAGCCTCTGATGGAGATTCCGGTGGTTGCGGCTCCTTCGAGTTCGCTGGAAACCCACCTCGCAGACGCGAAATGTGGGGCACCCGGTTCTGCTGCCTGTCCCAGGACCGATTCGGTGAAGGGTCTGCTGGTGGAGGCTGGGGCGAAGCACCATATCGATGTGGATCTGCTGGCAGCGGTGGTGAAGGCCGAGTCGGGTGGCCAGGTGAGGGCGGTTTCGCGGGTTAGGGCGCAGGGGTTGATGCAGTTGATGCCTGGAACTGCTGCGGGGCTTGGGGTCAAGGATGCGTTCAAGCCGGAGGAGAATATCGCTGGGGGAACGGAGTATCTGGACCGTCTGCTGACGCGGTATCACGACGATGTGGCGCTGGCGCTGGCTGCGTATAATGCGGGGCCGGGAGCGGTGGACCGCTGGCATGGGGTTCCTCCGTACCGGGAGACGCGGGCTTATGTGACGCGGATTATCAATGAGTTCAACCGGCGGAAGATGGCGTTGCGGACTGCGGTTCGGTAGGGCGCGAGCCAAGGGCTGCGGCGTGTAAGAACAGGCAACAGCAGATTCCCTCCGGGAATGACAACCAAATAGGCCAGGACACACAGAGAACGCGGGGAGATGGATGGCAGACGAAGCGATTGCGATCGAGAAGCCGGCGGCGAAGGGCAACAGAGCTCTGCTCTGGGCGGCGGCGCTGGTGATTCTGGCGGTGCTGGTCTGGGTGTTTCGGGGGCGGATTCACTTCGACTGGGGGAGCTTTGTCGCGCAGATCCGGCAGGCGAGCCTTGGGCATCTGGCGGCGGCGATTGGCCTGATCTGGGCGACGTACTGGCTGCGCTCGACGCGGTGGATGGTGTTCGTTTCGCCGGTGAAGAAGATCGGTCCGTTCACGACGGTAGGGTCGCAGTTTATAGGGTTTACGGCGGTGGCCCTGTTTGGGCGGCTGGCGGATCTGACGCGGCCTTATCTGATCTCCAGGAAGATCGAGCTTTCGATCGCGTCGCAGGTGGCGGTGTATACGATCGAGCGGATGTTCGATCTGGGTGCTGCGGCGATCCTGTTTTCGGGCGCGCTGGCATTTACTCCGGCTGACGTTCCGCACCACCAGGAGTTTGTGAAGGCTGGGATGGTGATGCTGGCGGGGACGGCGGCGATGGGGCTGTTCGCGGTGGCGATCCGGGTGTCGGGTGGCGTGCTGGCGGGGTTTGCGCGGGCGGTGTTCGGGCGGGTGTCGAAGGGATTCGGCGATGCAGTGGCGGAGAAGATCCTGGGGTTCCGGGAGGGGCTGCAGGCGATCTCGTCGTGGCAGGAGTTTGTGATTGCGCTGGGGATCTCGCTGGCGATGTGGACGGCGATCGGGTACGCATATGTGCAGACGGCGCATGCGTTCCAGCAGACGCCGGAGCTGGCGGGGCTGACGTTCGCGAGGACGATGCTGCTGATGGGCGCGAGTATTGGCGGGTCGGTGCTGCAGTTGCCGGTGATCGGATGGTTTACGCAGATTGCGGTGACGGCGACGGCGATGCATGCGTTCTTCGACGCTCCGGTGGAGGCGGCAACGGCGTGCGGCGCGGCTCTGCTGGTGGTGACGAACCTTTCGATTGTGCCGGTAGGTCTGGTGTACGCGCAGATCGGGAAGGTGAGCTTGCGGGGCGTGGCCGTGGAGTCGAAACAGTAGGCCTCCCCTGGCTTTCTCAAAAGGATCGCGGGGAAAGGCGGGAAAAGCGGGAAGAAGAGACAAACGCGTTTCGGCGGAACCGCTTGATGCTCGGGTGCGCGTTTCATGCGGGCAGGGAGGGCGTTTTCGAGAGATTCCGGGGGCGGCTGGTAAGATTGAAGCACGTTTATGAAGTGTCCCTATTGTGGTTTTGCCCAGGATCGTGTCGTCGATTCGCGAGAGAGTAAGGAAGCCGATTCGATCCGTCGGCGTCGTGAGTGTGAGAGCTGCCAGAAGCGCTTTACGACCTATGAGCGGATCGATGAGATTCCCTACATGGTGGTGAAGAAGGACGGACGGCGCGAGCGGTTCGACCGGCAGAAGGTGCTGGCGGGGATCATCCAGAGCTGCCAGAAGCGGAGCGTTTCTGCCGCGCAGATGGAGTCGATCGTGGATCAGGTGGAGGCGTTCGTCGTCGACTCGCCGGAGCGGGAGCGGACCACGAGTTCAGTGGGTGAGCTGATTATGGCTCGGCTGAAGGATATCGATACGGTTGCGTATATCCGGTTCGCAAGCGTGTATCGGGACTTCAAGGATGTTCGGGAGTTCAAGGCGGAGCTGGAAGAGCTGTTGAGCGGGAAGCATCCGGCGAAGAGTTAGAAGCAAAGGCAATCGCAGATCCCCTTCGGGGATGACAAACAAACGAGACTAAGGAGAAGCATGGCAACGACGCACAAGGTTACATTGATCCCCGGTGATGGCATTGGACCCGAAGTGACGGCGGCTACCGTCTCGATCATCGAGGCGGCGGCGAAGACCACCGGGGCCAGCTTCGAGTGGCACCGCTACGATGCGGGCGCGGATGCGTTTGCCAAGACGGGGGAGTACATCCCCAAGGAACTATATGCCTCGATCGAGGAGAACAAGGTTGCACTCAAGGGACCGGTGACGACTCCGATCGGCGGCGGGTTCTCGTCGATCAATGTGACGCTGCGCAAGAAGTTCGACCTGTATTCGAACTTCCGTCCGGTGAAGAATCTGCCTGGTCTGGAGACGAAGTTCCCGGGTATCGACATGGTGATCTTCCGTGAGAACACCGAGGACCTGTATGCGGGTCTCGAAGTGATGATCAACCCGGATATCGCACAGTCGTTGAAGATCATTACACGCAAGGGATCGACCCGTATTGCTCGCTCGGCGTTCGAGTTTGCGAAGAAGAGCGGACGCAAGAAGGTACATGCGATTCACAAAGCCAACATCATGAAGCTGTCCGATGGACTGTTCCTGAAGTGCTGCAAGGAAGTGGCCGCCGAGTATCCGGAGATCACGTACGCGGAGCATATCGTCGACAACACCTGCATGCAGTTGGTGATGAATCCATGGCAGTATGACGTGATTCTGACGGAGAACCTGTACGGCGATATTCTTTCGGATCTCTGCTCGGGGTTGATCGGCGGGCTTGGTCTGGTTCCGGGTGCGAACCTGGGCGTGAACTGCGCGATCTTCGAAGCGGTGCATGGCTCGGCCCCGGACATTGCGGGACAGGACAAGGCGAACCCGACGGCGCTGCTGCAGTCGGCTCTGCTGATGTTGCGGCACCTCGACGAGGATGCCACGGCGGACATCATCCAGAAGGCGCTGGAGGCGGTGTATGCGGAGGGCAAGACGCTGACACGCGATGTCGGCGGCACGAGCGGGACGAAGGCGTTTGCGGATGCCGTGATCGCTGCGATGTAGGTTGAGACAGGGATAGGGACCAGGGAGTAGGGGGTAAAAAACCGCCTGCTCCCTTTTCCTTTTGGGGTACGGGCTGCATCTCAAGGTGAAGAGAAGAGGATTCAAAACGATGCGTACGTCTATTTGTTTGATTGCCGGTCTGATGGCGATGAGTGTGGTGGGCTGTAAGACGGATGCCGCGGCAAAGCGCGCCGAAGACATGGACAAGGGAACCGGATTTCATACGCAGGCTGCGTCTCCGTCGGCTCCGAACGCGAGCGCGCCGGCGGTGGGACTGGACCCGGCTTCGCTGGGGGATGTGACGGGGACGATCCGGTTTACGGGCAAGGCTCCGGCGCCGGTGAAGATCGATACGTCGATGGACCCGGCGTGCGGGCTGAGCGGCGGACCGGATGCGATGTCTGAGCAGTATGTGGTGAAGGACGGCAAGCTGGCGAATGTATATCTGTATGTGAAGAGCGGGCCGGCGGAGGCGATGAACGCTCCGCATGATGTGAAGGCGTCCGTCGTGCTGGACCAGAAGGGATGCGTCTATACGCCGCATGTGATCGCGGTGGCGGCGGGTGGCTTTGTCGAGTTCCGGAACGAAGATGCGACGATGCACAACATCCACACGATGCCGACGGTTGTGGGCAATGAGACGGTGGATGTGTCGCAGGGCCCCAGGGGCGCGGTGCAGACCAAGCAGTTCAAGGCTCCGGAGGCGATGATTCCGGTGCGGTGCAACAACCATCCGTGGATGAATGCGTTTGTGAACGTGTCGGCGACGCCGTTTTTCGCGGTGTCGGATGGTGCGGGGCACTTTGAGATTCATGGGCTGCCGGCGGGCGAGTACGTCCTGGGCGCGGTGCATGAGAAGATGGGCGAACAGACGATGCAGGTGACGGTGAAGGCAGGCGGAAGCACGCATGCCGACTTTGCGTTTGCGGCAGCCAAATAGTTTTTCCAAGGAGAGAGCACGATGAGTTTCCCGATTCACCATCTGCCGTTTCTGTTTCTTGTCGTTTCGCTGTTCCTGCCACGGCTTTCGCTGTTGGTGATGTATTTGGAGAACTCGCTGACACCGTTTCATCTGACGGGGTTGATTCCTCCGCTGGCCTGGCTCTTTTTGCCGCGCTTTCTAGTGCTTTACATCGTCTATCTGGACCAGGGGATCAGCGGATGGTTTGTGCTGCATCTGATTGCGCTGCTGCTGACTTATAGCGGTGGTGGGCATTATATGCAGCGTAGACGCCGCCGGGGTCTCTAAAGGATAGGTCGATGCGATCGTTTCGGGTTTTGATCATCTGCGCCATGGCCGCTGCGAGTGTGGCAGCCGTGGCGCAGACTCGCAAAACGCTGGACTTTCCTCGCTTCAAGCTGGTCAATGGCAAACTCGACGTCGATAAAGATGGGATTGAGATGCCCGCTTCCGGAGCGAGTCTATGTCTCGTCGAGGGTGCGAAAACGTGCTTTCAAATGGCGCCTCATCAAGAGACCGACGGCAAGTTCACGTACCAGTTTGCAAGGGATCCGCTCTCGGAACGCATTGTGCTTAAGGGTGGCGGATCGCTTGCCTTCTTTTCGGCGAGTGATTATTCCGTGGAGCCACTGAAGTTCGATCGTCTGGCGCTTCTTCGCTATGAAGAGAACGGGCGTCTGACCAACCTGTTGCCCTACATCGCCGTTTCCTTCCAGGGAGAACGTGCAATGTGGACTCTGCCGGATATCTCTGCGATGCCAGTGTTGGTTACAGCTGATTTGTACTGGGACTTCGACGCGAACGAGACGCGTTGGGACGATCATAGGTACTTCGTCGAAGCCTATCGCGGTGACATTTCCAGTGACCGGTATGTTTTTCTGTTCAAGTACCTGACGAAGAGGAAATATGCCTCGGGCGATCACAAGCCTGTGCGGGTGCTGGGACCGGAGCGGAATGAGGTTTTGCGGCGGCTGCTGCGGGCGGCCGCGCAGCCGTGACTTCTACTGAACCGGCGTCGCCCACGGATTGAATACCTGGACCGGGATGTCGTATACGTCTTTGACATTTCGCGTTATCAAGGTGAGGCGATGGTGAATCGCAGTGGCGGCAAGCAAGGTATCGATAATGGGACGGCTCCGTTGAGCTGAAAGTTCACCCCAGGTTCGGGACACGGCGGCGTCGATGCCGAGGATGCGGTCGGCGAAAGAGAACTCGAGACCATCCACCCACGCACCAAGGGCTATCGCACCTTGCGGGTCAGTCCGCGCCTTCCAGATAACTCCCTTCCGTAGTTCGCCAAGGGTCAGGACACTCAGGTAGAGGTCCGAAGACTCCGTTTTATCGAGAAAGCGCAAGACGCGATCATCGGGACGCCTCTTCATCGTCTCCGAGACGATATTCGTGTCGAGGAGAGAGGGACCGATCGAGCTCACAGCCGAATCGTCCTGCCGGTACTGCGATCACGTTTAATCTCGAAGTCATCGAACTTCGGGCCGCTAAGTAAATAGGCTTTGAAGTCCGGCTTGTGCGCGACGAGCGAGCGGTATTCTTCGATCGATAATACGACGGCGCGCTCTGTGCCATGGCGCGTAATCACCTGGGGACCTTTGACGTTGGCGTCCTCGACGAGTTCGCTGAAACGGTTTTTTGCGTCTTTGATCTGCCAGTTCGCCATAAAAGCTCCTCGAGCGATTATAGACATTGTGGACATACTTTCTTTTCTTCGTTCAAGAGCGGGATGTTGTTTTTTGGGTCGGTGGGATCGATGGAAGCCATGGGACGGAGCAGCGCGAGGGCACGATGCGGTATTCTTGAAGGATTATGGAACGGCGAAACGTAGGAATTCTCGGTGCCACTGGAATGGTGGGCCAGCGCTTTATTCAACTCCTCGCACAGCATCCCTGGTTTGAGATCACGTGGATTGCGGCGAGCGATCGTTCGGCGGGCAAGACGTACGCCGAGGCCTGCCGGTGGAAGCTCGACACTCCCCTGCCCCCACGCATTGCGGCGATGACGCTGCAGCCGAATGTCCCCGAAGGATCGGCGGTTGAGCTGCCGAAGATTATCTTCGCGGCGCTAGATGCGGATATTGCGCGGGAGCTGGAGCCGAAGTTTGCGGCTGTGGGCTGCGCGGTCATCTCGAACTCGTCCGCGTTTCGCATGACGACGGATGTGCCTCTGGTCGTCCCCGAGGTCAATGCGGACCATCTGCCTCTGATCGAGCACCAGAGCTGGCGCAAGGAGAACGGCGGCAAGGGCGGGTACATCGTCACGAACCCGAACTGTTCGGCCATTGGGCTGGTGCTGGCGCTGAAGCCGCTCGAAGAGAAGTTCGGCATCGAGAGTCTGTTCGTCTCGACGATGCAGGCGGTCAGCGGCGCGGGCTATCCCGGCGTCGCTTCGCTGGATATTCTCGGCAACGTCGTCCCGTTCATCAAGAACGAAGAAGAGAAGATGCAGGAAGAGGTTGTGAAGCTGCTGGGTGCGGCAAAGGGCGACCACGTCGAGATGCTCGACGCGCGTCTGACCGCGCACTGCAACCGCGTCGCCGTGGAAGATGGCCACACGGAGTGCATCTCGATCAAGCTGCGCAAGCCGGCGACGTTCGACGAGATCGTCGCGGCGTGGGAGGGTTTCAAGCCGCTCGAAGGGCAGCATCTGCCTTCGGCTCCCGATTCGCCGGTGGAATACGACCATGCCGTCGACCGTCCGCAGCCGCGGCTGGATCGCATGCGCGGCAAAGGCATGACGACGGTGGTTGGCCGTCTGCGTCCGTGCTCGCTGCTGGACTGGAAGTTCGTTCTTCTGTCGCACAATACGATTCGCGGGGCTGCGGGTGCGGCCATTCTGAACGCGGAGGTATTGGCGCGTCTGGGTAAGTTCGAGACGAAGAAGAAGGTGCTGGCATGAGCACGATGCGCGAAAAGCTTGTGATCATGAAGTTCGGTGGCACCTCCGTCGAAGATGCGACGGCGATGAACCGGACGGCCGACATCGTGAAGGGACGGCGCGACAAGGGGCTGGCGGCTGTAGTCGTGGTTTCGGCCATGGCTCGTGTGACCGACCAGTTGATTGCGGCGGCCGATGCTTCGGGCCGTGGCGACAAGGCCGGTGCGCTGGCCATCTCGGCGCGTCTGCGGCTTCGTCACAACGACACGGCGCGGGACCTGCTGGGCGAGCACTCGGACCGTCTGCCTGTGCTGCAGGCGGCACTGCATGCGGAGTTCGATGCGCTGGACGATCTGCTGCGGGGCATTGCTGCGGTGGGTGAGTTGACGCCGCGCACCAACGATCTCGTTAGCAGCTTTGGCGAGAGGCTCTCGAGCCGGATGGTCGCGGAGGCATTCGCGCTGCGCGGGCTGAAGGGCGCGCATGTCGATGGGCGCAAGGTGATCATCACGGACGACCACTACGGCAAGGCCACGCCGCAGGAGGCCGCGATTGAGGCGGCTCTGCGCGAGCATGTGTTGCCGCTGATTGAAGCTGGAAATACGCCAGTGATGGGCGGTTTTATCGGCTCGAATGCGGCGGGGATTACCACCACGCTGGGTCGCGGCGGCTCGGACTATACGGCGGCGCTGGTTGGCGGCGGTCTGCATGCGGGGGCCATCGAGATCTGGACGGACGTCAACGGCATTATGACGACCGATCCGCGCATCTGTCCGGATGCGCTGCGGGTAAAGACGATCTCGTTTGAAGAGGCGGCTGAGCTGGCCTACTTCGGCGCGAAGGTGCTGCATCCTGCCACGATC
It encodes the following:
- the asd gene encoding aspartate-semialdehyde dehydrogenase, with amino-acid sequence MERRNVGILGATGMVGQRFIQLLAQHPWFEITWIAASDRSAGKTYAEACRWKLDTPLPPRIAAMTLQPNVPEGSAVELPKIIFAALDADIARELEPKFAAVGCAVISNSSAFRMTTDVPLVVPEVNADHLPLIEHQSWRKENGGKGGYIVTNPNCSAIGLVLALKPLEEKFGIESLFVSTMQAVSGAGYPGVASLDILGNVVPFIKNEEEKMQEEVVKLLGAAKGDHVEMLDARLTAHCNRVAVEDGHTECISIKLRKPATFDEIVAAWEGFKPLEGQHLPSAPDSPVEYDHAVDRPQPRLDRMRGKGMTTVVGRLRPCSLLDWKFVLLSHNTIRGAAGAAILNAEVLARLGKFETKKKVLA
- the lysC gene encoding lysine-sensitive aspartokinase 3, with protein sequence MSTMREKLVIMKFGGTSVEDATAMNRTADIVKGRRDKGLAAVVVVSAMARVTDQLIAAADASGRGDKAGALAISARLRLRHNDTARDLLGEHSDRLPVLQAALHAEFDALDDLLRGIAAVGELTPRTNDLVSSFGERLSSRMVAEAFALRGLKGAHVDGRKVIITDDHYGKATPQEAAIEAALREHVLPLIEAGNTPVMGGFIGSNAAGITTTLGRGGSDYTAALVGGGLHAGAIEIWTDVNGIMTTDPRICPDALRVKTISFEEAAELAYFGAKVLHPATILPAVQKSIPVWVLNSRNAANEGTKIVAVSPRCLSPFKSIAAKKKLTIIDIVASRMLMAHGFLKATFDVFDKYQCAIDMVSTSEVSVSVTVDSNEKLPEICAELGKIADVKYEGHKALICLVGEDIRGHNGIAGQVFSAVSHVNIRMISQGASEINMSFMIDEEDVEEAIRSLHAKFFAEADPSVFDVTARVPVTA